GGATGAATATCCATTTTGTTCGCCGTACCTGGCAAAAATGCAGCGAGGAGACTCGACCTGAGGGATCGAATGGCAAACTTTCATGCGTCGCCGTTCATGGTGAGGTATCGCACCACGAACGGCGGAATGCATCGAAATCCCGCTTGAAATGGTCTCTAATACTACTGTGTCACAAAGCGTACAAAATACCGGTACTGGCGGTTTGCCGGGATCGCCTTCCTTAAGGAAAACTGAGGCTCAAGGACAGTTCCCGTCCTTTGTGACATAGTAGTACTAAGTACCGAAGATCGTAAATATGCGGCCATTTCTTTGCAGGAACGGCTTCCAGCCGTGACAGGAACCGGCAACCGCATAACCTTGTCGCGGCAAGATGCCGCTCCTACGAAAACAATGGATAAACGGTTGCGTAATTACGAAGACCAGTACTAAGAGGTTGTCTTAAAATTCCCCCCTTGGGGGGGGGCCTGGGGGGTGTCAAGATTTGGCGAACAGGCCCCCCCAAGCCCCCCCCTCAAGGGGGGACGAAGCAGGTTCGGCTCCCAGGCAGAGGAATTTTCAGACAGTCTCTAACTGGTTTCAGAAGATCGATGGACAGGCAGAAAGACCTCGAAGCGCGTCCCCTCTTCGATTTGGCTCTCAACATCGATCCATCCACCTCGACGCCGGACAAGGGTGTAAACAATGGCCAGTCCCCAGCCCCGCTTTTGCGCGTCTTGTGAAGAGGATTTTGTAGTGAAGAGGGGATCGAAAATTCTCGGCAGGATTTCCGGGGATATTCCCACCCCTTCGTCTTCCACGGAAAGACTGGCAAAGTGCCCCGGATGAGCGTTCCCGTGATTCCGACAATATTCGGCGTCGACATGACGCCCCCCAATCCGTACCTGAATCCTGCCTCCATGCGGCATGGCGTCCCGGGCGTTGAGGAGCAGGTTGCTCAGTATTCGCCACACATCCCCTTTGCAGAGCATCACATTGAGAGGCTCCGGGCTCGATTCGTACTGAAGGTGCATCCCTGCGCCGAGTGAGGAGCGCATGATTCGGATCACCCTGGCAGATTCCCGGGAGAAGTCCTGCGGTACGGACTCTTCTTCGGAATACTCATCTTGTCCGAGGGACTGGAGGCGGCCGATCATCCCTTCAAGGTTCTTGAGTATGCAGAGTATATCTTCGATCCTCCCTTGGGCTTCCTCGTTTGGCAAAACCCGCTGCAGCTGGAACAGCTTTCCGGCAAGCGCCATCAAGCCGTTGCGCAGATCGTGCCCCAACTCCCTGGCCAGGTATCCCACCGACTCCATCTTTTGAATCTGGATGTACTCGGCAATGACATGGTCCGTAGACTCCAGAACGGCTCTCACCTCTCCGAGGGAATTTCGGATGTCATTCAGGGTGGGAAGCGAAACCGTCGCGTGTGGAGACCCGTACTTGAAGCGATGAGAAGACTCTCCGGTCTGCTTTGAGATGCTCGATGCGGCACCTGACATCATGATGCTTCCTCCTATAAAATCGTAGAGATCAGAAATCCACATTTGTCGACCTTGTGCCGGCGAAAGCCACGCGCAGGCCCTGGCAGAGCCCTCTTCACGCCGCAGACGACTTGAGTAAAGCGGTCCTACGATAGATAAACGGGTTTTCGCTGAATTTCACCCGAGGATGAGAAAACAGACCGTCAACCGGCGGTGGAACCGGCTGACGCAGCCCTTGTCAGACTCCGGGTGAGCCGCTCATGCAGGGGATGGTTTCCGGGCACTTTTTCCTTCAGAAGATCAAGAGCATTTCCATAGTGATATGCAGCTTTTTCATGCCGTCCCTGAAGCTCGCAGACAATGCCCAGGTTGTTGTGGATTTTTATGGAGGTGCAGCCTCCCCCCCTGGTTTGAGCCAATTCCAGCGCAGCAAGCAGGTTCAGTTCAGCTTCATCGAACTGTCCTCTCCGGCAAGCTTCCATGCCGATCCTGTTCAATCTTCCAACAAATCCCATGGCACACATGTATACAACCTCCCTGAAATATGCCGCGATACAGCCTATGCGGCACAATTCCTCAAAATTTTCTCCAGTGACTCGGACCCGGTTTCCTTCAGGGCCATGAACTTCTTCCCGGTCTTCTTGCAGACCGCTCTCACCACGCTGAGAGCGCCGTGGCTGTTCACCGAGGTGATGAAGACGACGATATCCGCCCCGCAGACCAAGCTTTTCAGCTTGTAGCTGCCGTTTCGCACTTCACCGTCATGAAAGAGGGGCTCGGCTCCAAGCTGCCTGACGATCTCACGGTACTCGGGCTGCATCCTGCTGAGCCCTCCGACAACGGCAACGCGCAAACCGTCCAGGGGACAGTCCCTGCAGCAGTCCGATTTTTTACCGGCGCAAAGCTCTTTATCCGCGGGCACAATACGGGGCCTTTGGAAAATGCAGATTCCCTTCCTTTCGCCGGCAGCTTCGAGAGAAGCTGCCGGGGCGACCTTTTCCGGCAAAAGGGTACCCGAATCGGCGAGGATTCTTTCCAGCTCCTTTATTCTCTGGCGGTGACCTTCCAAATCATGCCGCAGCTTTCGAACCTCCCTGGTCAGCCTCCCTTTGCCGGACTCCTCCGGCCTGCCCGACTCGCGCCGGCACTCCCTCACTATAAGTTGGTTCTTCAAACGTTCATTCTCGGCGCACTTTTCCCGCAATTCCCGTTTCAGATCGGCCACCTCCCTTTTCCAGGCTGCGGCCTGTGCCTCGAGGGATCTGACAGCCTCGCTCAGATCCCTCTCTTTTCCCTTGCCCTCCCTGGCGCCGCGAAGAGCATCCAAGAGCAGTCCATGCACAAGATGACGTCCATGAGACCGCACCTCGGCGCGGCAGTCCCTCAGGACCGCCCACAGCAGAGGCAGAGGCAAGCTCATCTCCAGCTCTTTTATGTCCTTTAGATGCATCGAGCGAACTCGAGCCACGGTGGACCTGAATCGATCGTCCAGGTCCCTGGCAATGGCCTTCACGAGATCCATGTCTTGATGGCACGCCTCGTGGAGCCTCACGAATACTTCGACTGTATCCGCCTCGGTCCCTTCTTCCAGAAGACCGAATTGCCGTGCAAGCTTGCGCAGGTTCTTCGTCCCCTGCGACATGGCGAGAATCGAGACCACGCTGAGACAATCCGCATACCAGGGATGGTTCCATTGCCTCATACCGATTCCTCCCGTTCCATCAAGTCGATCTCATATACATCAACACTTTGATAGCACTATTTAAAGCAGATATAAGCCTCACTTTGCCGTTCTCCTACACGCCGATTCCAAGCAACTGCCCGCCCTGGTAGACTAGGACCGCCACGATAAAGGCCACTGAAGTGCCAAACACCGCCGAAAAGAGGCCCCACTTCCAGCTTCCCGCTTCCCTGGCGAGGCAGACGACGCTCACCACGCAGGGCACGTAGAGCATGGTGAAAAGGATCAGAGAGAGGGCTACAAGGGGGTTCCATGCGGAGTCTTTCGCAAGGAGCTCCCGAAGCGATGCATCCTCCTCCGGGTCGACTTCACCCATGGAGTACGCGGTGCCCAGGACCGATACGACCATCTCCTTGGCTGCGAAGCCCCCCACCAGAGCCACGTTGGTGCGCCAATCAAATCCGCAGAAGCGGGTAACGTACTCGAGGGCGGTTCCCATGCGCCCCGCGACCGAGCCCTTCAAAGCGGCCTGGGCTTGAGCCTGATCCACGGCCAGGAGCTTTCCACGGACCTCCGTCATTTCCTCCGGCAGATTCTCCCCGGGAAGCTCTCCTTCCAGGGCAACCGCACGAAGATCCTCGGGAAGATGAGCCACAATGGCTTCCCGCTTCGCATCAAAAGCCGCCTTCTCCGATTCCGGAAGCTCCGGGAAGTTCATGAGCGCCCAGAAAAGAATGGAAACAGCCAGAAGAATGGTTCCCGCCTTCCTTATATAAAGCCAGGCGCGCTCCCAGGTATGAATGAGAATGCCGCGCAGGGTGGGCAGCCGATAGGGAGGAAGCTCGAGGAGAAAAGGAGTACTGGGGCCCTTGAGGATCGTCGAGCGGAGAAGTTTTGCGGCCAGGAACGCCATCGACCAGGAGATGAGAGTCAGCAAAAGCATCATGCGGGCTTCGTTTTCGGAGAAAAAGGCACCGACCAGAAGGGCATAGACGGGAAGCTTGGCCCCGCAGTTCATGAAAGGAACGGTAAGGATCGTCGCAAGCCGCTCCCTGGAACTGCGGAGCGTTCGTGTCGCCATGACCGCGGGAACGGCGCATCCGCCGGCAATTCCGCCTCCCACGATGTAAGCCATGAAGGAATTGCCATGAAGCCCGAAAAGCCGGAAGACGCGATCCAGCATGAAGGCTGCCCTTGCCAGGTAGCCCGAGTCCTCAAGGAGCGCGATTCCCAGGAACATGAAAACGATGAGCGGTACGAAGCCGAGGACCCCACCCACTCCGTCGATGATGCCCTTCGTGACGAGCGAGCGGAGATGGCCCGGGGGAAGCCAGGATTCCATGAGACCGCTCAAGGCCGCAAAACCATCTTCCAGCCAGCCGATCGGGATTTCGCTGTAGGTAAACGTGAAGTAGTAGAGTGCGTACAGGACGAATCCCATAATGACAGGGCCAAGAAAGCGATGGGTGAGAACACGGTCGATCCTGTCCGACAGGTAGATGCGGTCGGCGCCGTGTTTTCGCTTTACCACTCCGGATTTCAGCAGTGCGGCGACGAACCCGTAGCGGTGGTCCGCTATGATCGCTTCGGGGTATGCGCTGAAAGTCTTTTGGAGATGGGCCGCAACTCCATCGGCCATTTTCTCGAGCCCGGAGGAAAGGTCTGGATTTGCTTCCTTTCCTTTCTTAATGACGTCTTCATCGGATTCGAGGTACTTCAGGGCCGTCCAACGCGCGGGATGAAGACCGGTAAGGAATCTTTCCGCAAGGATCTTCCGCTCCATTTCATCGAGAACGGGATCGATATCCGGACCATATGAAATGCGCAGGGGAGTCCAGGCAGCATTTTTGTCGGCAAGCTCGACGGCCGCGGCCAAAAGGGCATCCTTGCCGTTTCCGCTCCGGGCCACCGTTTCAACCACGGGAGCCCCCAGTTTGCGGGAAAGCTCCGCTGCGTCGATCTCGATACCCCTGCCGTTTGCCACATCCACCATGTTCAGGGCGATCACGACCGGGATTCCCAATTCGAAGAGCTGAACCGTGAGGTAAAGATTGCGCTCGAGGTTGGAGGCATCGACTATATTGACCACGACACGCGGGTTTTCCGTCAAGAGAACATTGCGGGCCACAAGTTCCTCGAGGGAATAAGCGGTCAGGGAATAGGTCCCTGGCAGGTCCACCAGGCGGACTTCGCGACCGTTTGCTTTGCAGCTGCCTTCCTTTCGCTCCACCGTCACCCCGGGATAGTTGGCAACCCTCTGGCGGGCGCCCGTAAGAGCGTTGAAAAGCGTCGTTTTACCGGAGTTGGGATTGCCGGCGATGGCTATGAGATGCTCATTCATTCCACTTATCCTCCAGCTGGATCAGGATTTGATCGGCCTCGTTGTTGCGAAGAGTCAAGGTACAGTCGCGGATCCTGACCGCCACTGGATCTTTGAGCGGAGCACGCCCCTGCACCTCCACGGTTGTACCCGGCACCAGGCCCATGTCCCGAATGCGCCGGCCAAGCTCCCCCTGGGCATCGACCCTCACGATAACCCCCTTTTGCCGCGAAGCCATCTTGCGCAAAGGGATGTCCGTCATGGCACCCTCCACCCCTCTTTTTGCCATACCGCCCGGTTGGTTCTTCGACTCTACAGGAAGCGCCGCCTCCGCGCGCTGCGCCTTCTTCCCTTCCGTTCTGTTCCTGGCCCCTTGCATCCGCTTCTCCTTTTCTCGGTCAAACACGCCCGACGGCAGCTCGTGGCGGGCCGCCCGGCAGGCTTGATTCAGCCCATGGTTGACCTTCCGGAATCTCTCCCTGGACATGGAAGACTGGGCACAATCTGACAGGCCTGCAGCCCCCATTCATCTTGCCATCAAAGTACGGATCAACACATACAATCTGGTGCGCCGTAATATATTAGGTGAACCTAACTTGTCAAGCGTTTTTTCGCTCACGAAAAAACGCTGAAGGTGAAGGTCATCAGGCCAGGGAAATCATGCCGGAACTCACTTTTTGAAGCCTGCGGGAATTGTTATTTTTCAACTGACTTTCCTGAAAAAATCGCTTAGATTGTTCATCCGTAAACTCCCTCCCGCCATAGATCAAAACTTGAACATCGAGTATCACTCCAAGCAAGGAGAATGATCCCATGGGTGGTCAAGAAAATCCGGAATCCGAAATCAATCCCGCTGATGAACATCGCCTGGAAGGCATCAGCCTGGAACAGGCGCGGAAAATGCCGCTGCCCGAACTTCTGGCCAGATTTGATTCCACTGAAGCCGGGCTTTCCGCCGGGGAGGCGAAAACCCGGCTCGATGAGTACGGTTTCAATGAAATCAGCGAAAAGAAGATACATCCCATCCTGGAGTTCCTTGGCTTCTTCTGGGGTCCGATTCCATGGATGATCGAGGCGGCGGCGCTCCTGGCGGGATTCATCCACCACTGGGAGGATTTTTACATTATCCTCACCATGTTGCTGCTCAATGCGGGGGTAGGATTCTGGCAGAGGCAAAAGGCCGAAAACGCCATTGCTCTGCTCAAGGACAAGCTGGCTCTCAACGCGAGGGTCCAACGCGACCGCCGGTGGATGGAAGTCCCCGCGCGGGAACTGGTTCCCGGAGATGTGGTCCGCATCCGCCTGGGGGACATTATCCCCGCGGATATCAAGCTCATGGACGGCGACTATTTGATGATCGACGAATCCGCCCTCACCGGGGAATCTCTACCGGTGGAAAGACCTGTGGGGGATACGGCCTACGCGGGTTCCATCATCCGCCAGGGAGAAATGAATGCTCTGGTGGTGGCGACGGGGATGGAAACGTTCCTTGGCAAGACAGCCAGACTGGTCACAGAAGCCAGAACGCAAAGCCATTTCCAAAAGGCCCTGGTCAAGATCGGCGACTACCTCATCGCCATCGGGCTCGGCCTGGTGGCCATCGTTTTCCTCGTCGCCCTGTTCCGTCACGAAAGCCTGATGGAAACGCTTCAGTATGCCCTTGTGCTCACCGTGGCAGCCGTTCCAGCTACGCTCCCGGCCGTGCTTTCGGTCACTTTGGCCGTAGGAGCGGCCGTACTGGCGGATCGTGGTGCTATTGCGAGCAAAATGGCGGCCATCGACGAACTGGCCGGCATGGACATCCTATGCTCGGACAAAACCGGCACCATCACTCAAAATGCCCTCACGGTGGGGGACATTGCACCGTTAGGCCGATTCCTTCCCGAGGAGGTTCTGGTACACGCCGCTCTCGCTTCCCGCGAGGAGGACCGGGACGCTATCGACGATGCTGTTCTGGCCAGGGTTAAGGAACTGCCCGATGGCACCGCTACCTCAAGCGGCTACAAAATCCTGGAGTTCAAACCTTTCGACCCCATCTCCAAGCGCACCGAGGCTTTCATTGAAGCCCCGGACGGCAACCGGTTCCGGGTCGCGAAGGGGGCCCCTCAGGTGATCGCTTCGTTGAGCCGCGAACCGGAGGCAACGGATGCTCTTGTGGAGGAGCAGGTCAACGCCTTTGCGGCGCAGGGCTATCGCGCCCTCGCTGTAGCCCGCACAGACCAGGCGGGGAATTGGAACCTCATGGGATTGATCTCTCTTTACGACCCACCGCGACCCGAATCGGCTCAGACCATCCAGTTGGCCCAGTCCCTGGGGATCCAGGTCAAAATGGTTACGGGCGATCATAAGGCCATCGCTCAAAATATCGCCCGCCAGGTGAACCTGGGAACCCATTTCCAGCTCGCTTCCGACCTGCTCGATCTACCCGACCGCAAGGCCAGGCACCTGGTGAAGACGGCGGACGGCTTTGCTCAGGTCTTCCCCGAACATAAGTATCACATCATCGAACTGCTGCAGGAAGGGGGACACATCGTGGGGATGACCGGTGACGGCGTGAACGATGCTCCGGCCCTCAGGAAAGCGGACGTGGGGATTGCCGTGGCGGGGGCTACGGACGCAGCCAAATCGGCAGCCCATATTGTGCTCACTCACCCCGGCCTCGGTGTGATTGTGGATGCCATTCAGGAGAGCCGCAAGATCTTTCAGCGCATGAAAAGCTACGCCATTTACCGCATTGGAGGCATCATCCGGGTCCTGCTGTTCGTCACACTCTCCATCCTTATCTTCAACTTCTATCCCGTGACTGCCGTCATGATCGTTTTGATGACACTCCTGAACGATCTGCCCATCCTCTCCATCGCCTACGACAACGTGAGCTACTCGAGGCAACCGGAGAAGTGGAACATGCGGGAAATCCTGAGCATCGCCACCTACCTTGGACTGATGGGAGTATTTTTTTCCTTCAGCATTTTCCTGGTGGCGCTGAAAATGCTCCACCTCAATCACCAGCAGATCCAGACGCTCATCTTTCTCAAGCTCAGCATAGCCGGATACCTGGACATCTTCATGGGGAGGACCCGCAGCTTTTTCTGGTCCAGCAGACCGGGAGCCATGCTGCTCTGGTCCGGGATCGCTACGCGAATCCTGGCAACGGCCATCGCCTTGTTCGGCTGGTATATGACTTCCATCTCCTGGCAACTGGTGCTGATCGTTTGGGGATGGGCCGCGGTAGAACTCCTGGTCACCGACCCTATCAAAGTCTGGGTTTACAGGGTGCTTGACCACAACGGGATCATCTTTCGTCGGTAAGAGCAGCCGTTCCTCCCCACCGGCAGCCGACGCATTGGATTTTAAGGCGGACCGTCCGGCAAGGTGCCCTTTTTTAAGGCGGAGGACCGGGGATCTCTGAGCAACCAGGATTCCCGCTTTTGCCGGAGCGACCGATACAGAGGATAAGGCCGGCGCATTCATGAGAAAAAAACCTTTATCATATCTTGGCCCCCTGATAGGGGTCGTCCTTTTCGGTACAGCCCTTTGGGTGCTGCACCGGGAGTTGTACCAGTACCACTATCATGAAATTATCGCCAGCCTGAGCCGGATTCCCGGAATCCGCCTTTTCGCCGCTATTGCCGTCACTTTTCTGAACTATCTTGTACTCACCGGCTACGATTTACTTTCCTTTCGCTACATCGGCCGTACTCTTGCCTATCCGAAAATTGCCCTGGCCTCCTTCATCGGCTACGCCTTCAGCAACAATGCGGGTTTGGCCATGCTTACGGGAAGCTCAGTGCGCTACCGGCTTTATTCGGCATGGGGAATTACGGCTTTTGAGATCACCAAAGTCGTAGCATTCTATACCATCACTCTCTGGCTCGGTCTTTTTGCCGTTGCCGGAGGTGCATTTCTCATAAACCCCATAGATCTTCCCCGCTGGCTCCATCTTCCCTTCTCATCGGTTCGTCCCATCGGATTCCTGCTCCTGCTGCTCCTCTGTGCTTACCTGACTGCAGCCTTCCTCAAAAAAGAGCCTGTCTCCATTCGAGGCTGGGAGGTCCCCATGCCGCCCCCGGGGCTCTCCATCCTGCAAATCGCCGTCTCCGGACTGGACTGGACCCTTGCTGCCAGCGTTCTCTACATTCTTCTGGAACCGACCCCATCCCTCTCTTTTCCAGCTTTCCTGACCGTATTCCTTCTTGGGCAACTATCGGGATTGGTGAGTCAGGTACCGGGAGGACTGGGTGTTTTTGAATCAGTGATGGTAATAGGACTTGCCCCGGCACTGCCGGCTTATTCGGTCCTCGCTTCCCTGCTGGCTTACCGGATGATCTATTACCTGATCCCGCTCGCCGTGGCCGTTGTGCTTCTGGGACTGCATGAGTTGTTCGCTCTAAGAACCGGTTTTGCAAAGGCCGCCAGGATTTTTGGTGAATGGATCCCTGGTTTGGCACCACCCGTATTTGCTTTCCTGGCCTTTATTTCCGGCGCTGTTCTTCTCGTTTCCGGAGCCACGCCCGGAGCAGGCTGGCGGATGGAATTGCTGCGCCATAGCGTTCCCCTGGCGGTTGTGGAATTTTCCCACTTTTTGGGGAGCATTATCGGCGTCGTTCTTCTCCTCCTTGCCAGAGGATTGCAGCTGAAACTCGATGCCGCCTATTTCCTCACCCTTCTTCTTCTGGGAGCCGGGATGGTGACATCTCTTTTGAAAGGCCTGGATTTCGAGGAGGCAGGGGTGCTCGGAATGGTATTGTTCATGCTCCTGCCCGCTCGGAGATATTTCTACCGAAAGGCCTCGCTTTTTGCGGAGCCGTTCAGTTCAGGGTGGATCGCAAGCGTGGGGATTGTGCTTCTCGCTTCCCTGTGGCTCTGTTTTTTTTCCTTCAAGCACGTTGAATACCGGGGCGATCTGTGGTGGACTTTCACCTTCTCGGGGAATGCTCCGCGCTCGCTTCGAGCCATGGTCGGAGCTGTGATGACGTGCTTTTTCATTGCGGCGGTGCGCCTTCTCCGCCCTGCGCCGCCGCGGTCCAGGCCCGTCTTCAACGCTGCGGAAGAGGAGAAGGTGCAGTCCATTGTCCGGCTTTCGCAAAGTACCTCGGCAAATCTGGCCCTCCTTGGGGACAAGCTGTTCCTTTTCAGCGGGAGCGGGCGGAGCTTCATCATGTATGGAATAGAAGGACGCAGTTGGGTTGCCATGGGAGATCCCGTGGGGGAACAAGACGAATGGAGGGAACTCGTCTGGCAGTTCCACGAGATGTGCGACCGCTACGGAGGTTGGACCGTCTTCTACGAGGTGGGAAAGGAGAACCTTCCCCTTTACCTGGATCTTGGGCTGGTACCTTTCAAAATCGGTGAAGAGGCACGCGTTCCCCTGGGGAATTTCTCGCTGGAGGGGAAATCTAGAAAGGGCTTTCGACGGGTTTGCAACGGGTTTGAGAAGGAGGGCTTTTGCTTTGAAATCGTCGCGGTGGAACAAGTCCCCTCCATGATCCCGATGCTGAAGACAATTTCCGATGCGTGGCTGACGGAGAAAAACACTCGCGAGAAGCGTTTTTCCCTGGGGTACTTCAACCCCGCATATATCCGGCATTTTCCTTTGGGCATCGTACGAAAAGAGGCAACGGTTTTCGCCTTTTGCAACATATTGGAAGGGGCGGAAAAGGAGGAGCTCTCCGTCGACCTCATGCGCTATCTTCCGAGTGCTCCGCGTGATACCATGGAATACCTTTTTCTTCAACTCATGCTCTGGGGGAAGGCACAGGGATATCAATGGTTCAACCTCGGCATGGCTCCCCTCTCCGGCCTGGACGGCCGCACCCTCGCCCCGGCCTGGAACCGGCTCGGCTCCCTCATCTACCAGCACGGGGAACAATTCTACAACTTTCAGGGGCTGAGACAGTACAAAGAGAAATTCGATCCCCAGTGGGAGCCCCGTTATCTCACCTGTCCCCCCGGCTTTGTGCTGCCGCGCATCCTCGCCAATATCGCTTCTCTTGTCTCGGGAGGCATGAAAGGAGTGATCTCCAAATGAAACGCGCACTCTTGGGAATATTCTTCGTGCTGCTTTTCCTTGCGCCGGGAAAGGTGGAGGCACAGGAACTGCCGGCACTGGTCGTGCGGCCTTTCGGAACCGTCAGACTCTACAAGGCCCAGGAGCATCCTTCCCGAGTGGTGATCCTCGTATCGGGGGAAGAGGGATGGAGCGGGGCGGAGACAGAACTGGCGGTGCGGATGGCCT
This region of Desulforhabdus amnigena genomic DNA includes:
- a CDS encoding ATP-binding protein — protein: MMSGAASSISKQTGESSHRFKYGSPHATVSLPTLNDIRNSLGEVRAVLESTDHVIAEYIQIQKMESVGYLARELGHDLRNGLMALAGKLFQLQRVLPNEEAQGRIEDILCILKNLEGMIGRLQSLGQDEYSEEESVPQDFSRESARVIRIMRSSLGAGMHLQYESSPEPLNVMLCKGDVWRILSNLLLNARDAMPHGGRIQVRIGGRHVDAEYCRNHGNAHPGHFASLSVEDEGVGISPEILPRIFDPLFTTKSSSQDAQKRGWGLAIVYTLVRRRGGWIDVESQIEEGTRFEVFLPVHRSSETS
- a CDS encoding tetratricopeptide repeat protein; its protein translation is MCAMGFVGRLNRIGMEACRRGQFDEAELNLLAALELAQTRGGGCTSIKIHNNLGIVCELQGRHEKAAYHYGNALDLLKEKVPGNHPLHERLTRSLTRAASAGSTAG
- a CDS encoding DUF2325 domain-containing protein; the protein is MRQWNHPWYADCLSVVSILAMSQGTKNLRKLARQFGLLEEGTEADTVEVFVRLHEACHQDMDLVKAIARDLDDRFRSTVARVRSMHLKDIKELEMSLPLPLLWAVLRDCRAEVRSHGRHLVHGLLLDALRGAREGKGKERDLSEAVRSLEAQAAAWKREVADLKRELREKCAENERLKNQLIVRECRRESGRPEESGKGRLTREVRKLRHDLEGHRQRIKELERILADSGTLLPEKVAPAASLEAAGERKGICIFQRPRIVPADKELCAGKKSDCCRDCPLDGLRVAVVGGLSRMQPEYREIVRQLGAEPLFHDGEVRNGSYKLKSLVCGADIVVFITSVNSHGALSVVRAVCKKTGKKFMALKETGSESLEKILRNCAA
- the feoB gene encoding ferrous iron transport protein B, whose protein sequence is MNEHLIAIAGNPNSGKTTLFNALTGARQRVANYPGVTVERKEGSCKANGREVRLVDLPGTYSLTAYSLEELVARNVLLTENPRVVVNIVDASNLERNLYLTVQLFELGIPVVIALNMVDVANGRGIEIDAAELSRKLGAPVVETVARSGNGKDALLAAAVELADKNAAWTPLRISYGPDIDPVLDEMERKILAERFLTGLHPARWTALKYLESDEDVIKKGKEANPDLSSGLEKMADGVAAHLQKTFSAYPEAIIADHRYGFVAALLKSGVVKRKHGADRIYLSDRIDRVLTHRFLGPVIMGFVLYALYYFTFTYSEIPIGWLEDGFAALSGLMESWLPPGHLRSLVTKGIIDGVGGVLGFVPLIVFMFLGIALLEDSGYLARAAFMLDRVFRLFGLHGNSFMAYIVGGGIAGGCAVPAVMATRTLRSSRERLATILTVPFMNCGAKLPVYALLVGAFFSENEARMMLLLTLISWSMAFLAAKLLRSTILKGPSTPFLLELPPYRLPTLRGILIHTWERAWLYIRKAGTILLAVSILFWALMNFPELPESEKAAFDAKREAIVAHLPEDLRAVALEGELPGENLPEEMTEVRGKLLAVDQAQAQAALKGSVAGRMGTALEYVTRFCGFDWRTNVALVGGFAAKEMVVSVLGTAYSMGEVDPEEDASLRELLAKDSAWNPLVALSLILFTMLYVPCVVSVVCLAREAGSWKWGLFSAVFGTSVAFIVAVLVYQGGQLLGIGV
- a CDS encoding FeoA family protein — its product is MTDIPLRKMASRQKGVIVRVDAQGELGRRIRDMGLVPGTTVEVQGRAPLKDPVAVRIRDCTLTLRNNEADQILIQLEDKWNE
- a CDS encoding plasma-membrane proton-efflux P-type ATPase, which translates into the protein MGGQENPESEINPADEHRLEGISLEQARKMPLPELLARFDSTEAGLSAGEAKTRLDEYGFNEISEKKIHPILEFLGFFWGPIPWMIEAAALLAGFIHHWEDFYIILTMLLLNAGVGFWQRQKAENAIALLKDKLALNARVQRDRRWMEVPARELVPGDVVRIRLGDIIPADIKLMDGDYLMIDESALTGESLPVERPVGDTAYAGSIIRQGEMNALVVATGMETFLGKTARLVTEARTQSHFQKALVKIGDYLIAIGLGLVAIVFLVALFRHESLMETLQYALVLTVAAVPATLPAVLSVTLAVGAAVLADRGAIASKMAAIDELAGMDILCSDKTGTITQNALTVGDIAPLGRFLPEEVLVHAALASREEDRDAIDDAVLARVKELPDGTATSSGYKILEFKPFDPISKRTEAFIEAPDGNRFRVAKGAPQVIASLSREPEATDALVEEQVNAFAAQGYRALAVARTDQAGNWNLMGLISLYDPPRPESAQTIQLAQSLGIQVKMVTGDHKAIAQNIARQVNLGTHFQLASDLLDLPDRKARHLVKTADGFAQVFPEHKYHIIELLQEGGHIVGMTGDGVNDAPALRKADVGIAVAGATDAAKSAAHIVLTHPGLGVIVDAIQESRKIFQRMKSYAIYRIGGIIRVLLFVTLSILIFNFYPVTAVMIVLMTLLNDLPILSIAYDNVSYSRQPEKWNMREILSIATYLGLMGVFFSFSIFLVALKMLHLNHQQIQTLIFLKLSIAGYLDIFMGRTRSFFWSSRPGAMLLWSGIATRILATAIALFGWYMTSISWQLVLIVWGWAAVELLVTDPIKVWVYRVLDHNGIIFRR
- the mprF gene encoding bifunctional lysylphosphatidylglycerol flippase/synthetase MprF codes for the protein MRKKPLSYLGPLIGVVLFGTALWVLHRELYQYHYHEIIASLSRIPGIRLFAAIAVTFLNYLVLTGYDLLSFRYIGRTLAYPKIALASFIGYAFSNNAGLAMLTGSSVRYRLYSAWGITAFEITKVVAFYTITLWLGLFAVAGGAFLINPIDLPRWLHLPFSSVRPIGFLLLLLLCAYLTAAFLKKEPVSIRGWEVPMPPPGLSILQIAVSGLDWTLAASVLYILLEPTPSLSFPAFLTVFLLGQLSGLVSQVPGGLGVFESVMVIGLAPALPAYSVLASLLAYRMIYYLIPLAVAVVLLGLHELFALRTGFAKAARIFGEWIPGLAPPVFAFLAFISGAVLLVSGATPGAGWRMELLRHSVPLAVVEFSHFLGSIIGVVLLLLARGLQLKLDAAYFLTLLLLGAGMVTSLLKGLDFEEAGVLGMVLFMLLPARRYFYRKASLFAEPFSSGWIASVGIVLLASLWLCFFSFKHVEYRGDLWWTFTFSGNAPRSLRAMVGAVMTCFFIAAVRLLRPAPPRSRPVFNAAEEEKVQSIVRLSQSTSANLALLGDKLFLFSGSGRSFIMYGIEGRSWVAMGDPVGEQDEWRELVWQFHEMCDRYGGWTVFYEVGKENLPLYLDLGLVPFKIGEEARVPLGNFSLEGKSRKGFRRVCNGFEKEGFCFEIVAVEQVPSMIPMLKTISDAWLTEKNTREKRFSLGYFNPAYIRHFPLGIVRKEATVFAFCNILEGAEKEELSVDLMRYLPSAPRDTMEYLFLQLMLWGKAQGYQWFNLGMAPLSGLDGRTLAPAWNRLGSLIYQHGEQFYNFQGLRQYKEKFDPQWEPRYLTCPPGFVLPRILANIASLVSGGMKGVISK